The following are encoded in a window of Methylocystis rosea genomic DNA:
- a CDS encoding circularly permuted type 2 ATP-grasp protein translates to MDSRITQFDELAGADGRTRAPYRKLSQWLAETPPELLASRREQAELLFRRIGITFAVYGAQEATERLIPFDILPRILSRSEWTTLEKGLIQRVTALNAFLADIYGAGEILRAGIVPADIVYRNPAYCPEMAGRRVPFDIYVHIAGVDIVRTDDQGFFVLEDNARTPSGVSYMLENREVMMRLFPELFALHRVAPIENYPDELLATLRSVAPQRANGDPTIVLMTPGQYNSAFYEHSFLADKLGVELVEGRDLFVRDDVVYMRTTEGPRRVDVIYRRIDDDFLDPLCFRPDSALGVAGLMGAYQSGNVTLANAVGAGAADDKAMYTYMPDIIQFYLGEAPLLQNVQTFRCRETEALTYVLDHLDELVVKEVNGSGGYGMLVGPHATRAQIEEFRAKLKAHPEIFIAQPTLALSTCPIAMASGVAPRHVDLRPFVLQGANGARVVPGGLTRVAMTEKSLVVNSSQGGGTKDTWVIDDAWSAEEAMGQA, encoded by the coding sequence ATGGACTCACGCATAACGCAGTTCGATGAACTGGCTGGAGCGGACGGCCGCACCCGCGCCCCTTATCGCAAGCTTTCGCAATGGCTCGCCGAAACCCCGCCCGAGCTCCTGGCCTCGCGGCGCGAACAGGCGGAGCTGCTTTTTCGTCGCATCGGCATCACCTTCGCGGTCTATGGCGCGCAGGAGGCGACCGAGCGCCTCATTCCCTTCGATATCCTGCCGCGCATACTCTCGCGCAGCGAATGGACGACGCTTGAAAAAGGTCTGATCCAGCGCGTCACCGCGCTCAACGCGTTTCTTGCCGACATCTACGGCGCCGGCGAGATCTTGAGGGCTGGAATCGTTCCTGCGGATATCGTCTATCGCAACCCGGCCTATTGCCCCGAGATGGCGGGCCGTCGCGTGCCCTTCGATATTTACGTGCATATCGCTGGCGTCGACATCGTGCGCACCGACGATCAGGGCTTTTTCGTTCTAGAGGACAATGCTCGGACGCCGTCTGGGGTTTCTTATATGCTCGAGAACCGCGAAGTGATGATGCGGCTTTTTCCCGAGCTTTTCGCGCTGCATCGCGTCGCGCCCATCGAAAACTATCCCGACGAGCTGCTTGCGACTTTGCGCTCGGTCGCGCCGCAGCGCGCCAACGGCGATCCGACGATCGTCTTGATGACGCCCGGCCAGTACAATTCAGCCTTCTACGAACATTCGTTTCTCGCCGATAAGCTCGGCGTCGAGCTTGTCGAGGGCCGCGATCTCTTCGTTCGCGACGACGTCGTCTATATGCGCACGACCGAGGGCCCGCGCCGCGTCGACGTCATTTATCGGCGCATCGACGACGACTTTCTCGACCCGCTGTGCTTCCGGCCGGATTCGGCGCTCGGCGTCGCCGGGCTGATGGGCGCCTATCAATCAGGCAATGTGACGCTGGCGAATGCAGTCGGCGCCGGCGCCGCCGACGACAAGGCGATGTACACCTACATGCCTGACATTATTCAGTTTTATCTGGGCGAAGCGCCGCTCCTGCAGAATGTTCAGACCTTCCGCTGCCGCGAAACGGAAGCGCTGACCTACGTCCTCGATCATCTCGATGAACTCGTCGTCAAGGAAGTGAACGGCTCCGGCGGCTACGGCATGCTTGTGGGACCGCATGCGACGAGGGCGCAGATCGAGGAGTTTCGCGCAAAGCTTAAGGCGCATCCGGAGATTTTCATCGCTCAGCCGACGCTGGCGCTCTCGACATGCCCCATTGCTATGGCGTCAGGCGTCGCCCCACGCCACGTCGATCTTCGGCCCTTCGTGCTGCAGGGAGCCAATGGCGCCCGCGTCGTGCCGGGCGGTTTGACCCGGGTCGCGATGACGGAGAAATCGCTCGTCGTGAATTCGAGCCAGGGCGGCGGCACCAAGGACACCTGGGTGATCGACGACGCGTGGAGCGCCGAAGAGGCGATGGGGCAAGCGTGA